In one window of Candidatus Thermoplasmatota archaeon DNA:
- the nadC gene encoding carboxylating nicotinate-nucleotide diphosphorylase, with amino-acid sequence MTRSDDLRRFLEEDLADAGDITSLATLPADLPAEAIILARGDIVVAGVEEAVAVFERLGVSCDVLSADGARVSAGARILAVEGAARAILAGERLALNLLMRMSGIATLTSEIQRRVAAVNPACRVAATRKTTPGFRAYEKRAVALGGGEPHRSGLHDAFLVKDNHRAFLGVAEAVRRCRAYDPAKTVEVEVESLEDAVAAAAAGADWILIDNQTPEVAEAWAKAARAAKPDLKVEVSGGLTPENAHLAARAADRVSLGWLTHSPRAADLTLEMRPFAR; translated from the coding sequence ATGACAAGGAGCGACGATCTGCGGCGATTCCTCGAGGAGGACCTCGCGGACGCCGGCGACATCACGAGCCTCGCGACCCTTCCCGCCGACCTCCCGGCGGAGGCCATCATCCTCGCCCGCGGAGACATCGTCGTCGCGGGCGTCGAGGAGGCCGTCGCCGTCTTCGAGCGCCTCGGCGTTTCCTGCGACGTCCTCTCGGCCGACGGCGCCCGCGTGTCCGCGGGCGCGCGCATTCTCGCGGTCGAGGGCGCGGCGCGCGCGATCCTCGCGGGCGAGCGCCTGGCGTTGAACCTCCTCATGCGCATGAGCGGCATCGCGACCCTCACCTCGGAGATCCAACGCCGCGTCGCGGCCGTGAACCCCGCCTGCCGCGTCGCGGCGACCCGCAAGACGACGCCCGGCTTCCGCGCCTACGAGAAGCGCGCCGTCGCCCTCGGGGGCGGCGAGCCCCATCGCTCGGGCCTCCACGACGCGTTTCTCGTGAAGGACAACCACCGCGCGTTCCTCGGCGTCGCGGAAGCCGTGCGACGATGCCGGGCCTACGACCCCGCGAAGACCGTCGAGGTCGAGGTCGAAAGCCTCGAGGACGCGGTCGCCGCGGCCGCCGCGGGCGCGGACTGGATCCTGATCGACAACCAGACGCCCGAAGTCGCCGAGGCGTGGGCGAAGGCCGCGCGCGCGGCGAAGCCGGACCTCAAGGTCGAGGTCTCGGGAGGCCTCACCCCGGAAAACGCGCACCTCGCCGCGCGGGCCGCCGACCGCGTGAGCCTCGGATGGCTCACCCACAGCCCGAGGGCCGCGGACCTGACCCTCGAGATGCGACCGTTCGCCCGTTGA
- a CDS encoding 6-pyruvoyl tetrahydropterin synthase family protein — protein MPEIRVDGWRSGIRFDAAHVIPHHPKCGRLHGHTYALHAVVAGDRGRDSGFIVDFGDVKKVLRGVADRLDHHVLVQTKSDEVDVKRDGDLVRVAIGSKTYAFPAADVALLPVEYTSAEDLAAYVLDEVVRGVAWPANVRRIDVGVDEGYGKGVWASRDLP, from the coding sequence ATGCCCGAGATCCGAGTCGACGGTTGGCGAAGCGGGATCCGTTTCGACGCGGCGCACGTCATCCCGCACCACCCCAAATGCGGCCGGCTGCACGGCCATACCTACGCCCTGCACGCCGTCGTCGCCGGGGACCGCGGGCGCGACTCGGGCTTCATCGTCGACTTCGGCGACGTGAAGAAGGTGCTGCGCGGCGTCGCGGACCGGCTCGACCACCACGTCCTCGTCCAGACCAAGAGCGACGAGGTCGACGTGAAACGGGACGGCGATCTCGTGCGCGTCGCGATCGGATCCAAGACGTACGCGTTCCCGGCCGCGGACGTGGCGCTCCTGCCCGTCGAGTACACGAGCGCGGAGGATCTCGCGGCCTACGTGCTCGACGAGGTCGTCCGCGGCGTCGCGTGGCCCGCGAACGTGCGCCGCATCGACGTCGGCGTGGACGAAGGCTACGGAAAGGGCGTCTGGGCCTCGCGGGACCTCCCATGA